aaagaccaAAATGTAACAGCATGTTCAGAAGTTATTAAGATGATGTTAGGACTTTTTGGATATTATTTCCTGCTATTCTATATGTTCCTTACATATTTCTGTTACATTGTTTCATGATTGCATGACAGCAATGTAACAACACacactatactgtatgtacattgTGTTTAGAGTGCACGAAAAAATTAAAGGGACCCTtatatgctttttgggttttccctttcccgtagcgtgttatataggttgttgtgcatgtaaatggtctgcaaaggctaaaacccaggtgtttcctccagaggaagtttctcttccacacactcccccctgcctgaaacaccttcaTTGGACACCTTtgttgacatcactatgtaatacttGCGCCTCTATTGGcaagcactccaacacattgtatgtgataggtgAAGGGGCCTGACATCTAAGTGTTTAACCTATCACCACAGAGCCGGCCAgatagccaatcagagcagacagggctctggtttcagacagagggtgaaaacacatgctgcagtacaggcagtatgggaaaaataaagagcttttgaaaatgaaagcatggaaatatgtcacagtagaggcacaaaatacagatatgaacctgaaaatgagcaaaatagggTGCCTTTAAGTCATTTGGGAATTTTTGCACCTAGCCTCTAGTGGTCAAAATGAATATGACACTGCCATAAcacctgaaaagaaaacatttttcatgttttacagataaaaccaaaaatatgtAACTTAACGAATATACTGGTTGGACCTTTTTGATCTGTTTTTGAAGGGTTAAACACAGTAGCCAAATTCACCTTTTTTAATatgcctctcagggcttccatacTTTTTGATTCCTGGATTTGAGGAAAAGAAAACCCACACAAAGATAACTTCCATAGCAACTGTATTTATTGTCTGTGTACAGTAAGCGCTCAATCATATATATATCCCTTTGTATAGCGAGTTCATACGATGTAGATGTTTCAATCATAATCCAGTGAAAAGCATTCTGGTAACAGCGACACAACGGTGGTTTGATATCGATGACGACGTGAAGGGGAGCCTAAAGCAGACCATTCAAATAGCTGATCACGGATTGAGGTTGATTTCTGAATCATTAAAAGAGGATAAACCCATTTCAGAAGAACAGATGCAGATTTGCTGATCAGTTACTAAAGAAGAAACCTACTGACGTGAAAAAGTAGCGGCTGATTTTGATTACAATAACTTTGTTTGAGGTTCAGAGTTGCTGCAGATGTGAGACACATGTAAATGGGGGGGTGGATGTGAGATGATCACGATAGACACAGATGGGACAGAGCTACTTCGTTATAAGGACAACAGGACCCCAATGGTGACACACGATGCTCTGTtccatctgtttctgtgtgtgtgtttgtgaagctgTCTATGACTCGTTGACAGACATGGTCTCCATGGCGCTGGGCAGGTTTTggtctccccctcctcctccctgcttcttcttcttgcctcctcctccatcctgcTGCTTCTTGGCTTTCTTAGTGGTCTCCTGATCGATGGGAGCCGGCTTCACAAACTTAATGATCTCCGTCATAcctggagggggaaaaaaagtaccAGTGTTTACTTTAGCCGATATTTACCAATTTTGGCGGGAAAATCTTTTGAAGTCTGACAAAACTAAATCTCTCAGGTCATAGTCtaggtaaaaaaacaacaccaagcACAGGTTATTAATATAATGATGTCTATGAACAATGTCTGGCACAAGCCAAGGTAGCTTTTGTGTACTAAACTATGCTAACGGTAGCTGGCTCGTTAGCCTAGTTTAGCCCAGCTTGCTCCTCTGGCTATGGCTtgactttctttatttctaatcATTTTGAATTCAGCTTACCAGGAGGCATGAAGGGCTGGAGCTTCTCTGGAATTACGATGCCTTCTTCCGTTTGGTAGTTCTCCAGGATGGCGCACATCACACGGGTGGTGGCGCACATGGTGGCGTTCAGCATGTGCACATACTCAGcctacacagagagagagaggaagaattATATACGCTGACAATTAAATCAGTGTGTAGCCACAACACAACGTTCACAACGTGCCCTCACTTTGTCCATCATCTTCTTGGTCTGTCCGTAGCGGATGCGGAGGCGCCGGGCCTGGTAGTCAAGGCAGTTGGAGCAGGAGACCAGCTCTCTGTAGGCCCCGGAGCCTGGGAACCAGGCTTCCAGGTCCAGCTTCTTACTGGCGGCATGGTTCAGGGCACCTATGATAACACCAGGAGCAGGAACTTACTTCATGTCTGAGTCATTATCGCTCTAACAGCAGCTTGTGATCAAGCCTTTTCTTCCTGTACCGACTTTTAGAGCAGCTCACGCATTGTAACACATTCAGCAAGCAGCTGCAAATTATTTGTCCGTGGCTTTGTCAAAGTGATCAAATTTAAAGTGCAACCTTGAGTTTTAGAAAAGTGTGGCAACACTGGACTATTTGTTTGGATAGTATTTAAAGTCCTATCAGGTGcttcagagagtgtgtgtgtgtgtgtgtgtgtgtgtgtgtgtgtgtgtcagacgtACCTGAAACGATGTTGACGATGCGATAGGGAATTCCTAGCGACTGGTAGAACTCCTCCGCTGTCCCAATCATCTCATCAAACATCTCCCATGATTTGTTGTCATGGGGGGAGGCATACACAAACTGCTCAATCtatagaagaaaaacattttgagatttaaacacattgtttttcaccaaaacaataaatcacTGACTCAGTTCAAAGCACAGAATTTCCATATAGATTTTGAAGAGCTCAATGACTTTAATAGTTAAATAAGTTATACCTAAAAAGTGGTAAAGTCAGAAGACAAAGGTGCCTTTTCTGTCACAGCCCCTTCTTATGGAATAACCTGTGGACATCAGTCTCATTTTATCAATAAAAGCCCCATTGAGATGAGGAtgagtcatgtttttttttaaataaagcccCATAGAGTAATTCTGTCTCAACAGAAGCTCAGGATGAGGCTTGTTTTCCAAACCTAAAAAAAGTTTCCAGGGAGCTGTAACTCTATTGTTACAGGAAGCTCAGGATaaagcattatttaaaaatgaaagccccataaagtaaatgtgtctttgtagCATGCTCCAGGCTAGctctgtttttcaaaataaaagcctcagaGTAACAGTATCCTTACATTAAGCTCCAGGTTGGCatgttattcaaaataaaagccccattGAGTAACTGTATCCTGCAAGGcttgtttttctaaattaaaaagGCACATTTGGGTAAAAGTATCCTAACAGGAACACTTGACAAAGCCTGTATCCTTGCCAGAAGCTCAGGACAAGGTCtactttttccaaaaaaaaaccatATGGTGATTATTGTTATAGGATGCCAGGGTTTaggcttgtttttcaaaataaaagccacagaaaGCCATTTCTAGGTTATTTAGAATCTTATATTTCCTGGactacaacaaataaaataagagactGCTTTGGTCCCACAGTTGACCTTCTCGAACTGGTGAACTCTGAAGATCCCGCGGGTGTCTCGGCCGTGTGagcccacttcctgtctgaagcAAGTGGAGAAGCCAGCGTAGCGGATGGGCAGGTCCTCGGGTTTGAGCCACTCGTCCCTGAGGAAGGCGGCAATGGGCTGCTCCGAGGTGGCGATCAGGTACTTTTCATCCACCGAGTTGTCATCTGACTTCTCGCTGCCCTTACCGATGacctggaggaaacacagacGGGGTTAGGACATAGAAACAATGTtgataaaacaattataaaggTTTGCACAGAGATAAAGAAAACTGGAAAATGCGTGaattcaaatgattatttttgcaATTTGATGAATATCACGACCTGTGCATTTGTTCAAATTGAATATTCCATACATTTAAGTtagttttacaataaaaaattaaaacataagtATTTATTAGGATATCTAAGAAAATGCTATATTGATCAACTCTTTAAATATTGTAACAAAAcctaattttgtatttttttcacaaaagatTTGAGTGATCAACTTCAGTCAGAATATTTGTtcataaaaatgtgtcattataaAGTCATACCGTGCAACAATGTAAAATGACACTGAGTGTACTACTGCTCTCTAACAATGTGCAGTTCTTTGTTGAGGCCTCCAGGGGGCTCTACCACCACTGGAACTCGTGGACACCTGAACTTCTCGTTCCAAAACAATGGTTTTATTACTGCTGGTGTTTGATCTCAGATGCcaataaaatacttaaatctcaatttatttttctcaatgtTGCAGGATTGTGCAAGACAGAGGGGAGGTATGACAGTCCCTCTTAAGGTTCAACACAGGTAAACATAAATTGTTTAAGAAGTCGTTAAAAACCTTCTAACCTTGTAGAGCTCATCGTCAAACTGACTGAGCTGGGCCACTTCCTGCATGACCTCTTTCCTCATGAAGAAGGGCGTGTAGAGGGGGGTGTAGTTCTTGCTGTGGAGGATCCTTAAGCCATACGTGATGAGAGCCTGTTCCAAGAACACCAGTGGCCCCTGAGGCGAGATGACGGAGAAGAGACAAGAGGAAAACATTACAGCTGCTCTCTGGTGATATACCTGTTCATCTACTGCATGCGTTACATCTGCCCTCACCTTCAGGAAGTAACCTCTGCTTCCGGCCACCACAGCTCCCCTCTCTCCATCAAAGCCGTCGATCATGACCACCAGGTCAACGTGGGAGTACTTCTTCTGCCCGCTGCAGTCACCCCAGGTACGCTCCACCTTGTTGTCTGCGTCCTGTCAGCAGGAAAACAAGAGGAAGCTTTTATGGCGGGTTCACAGCGAAAGGTCCACCTCCTCAATCTAAACCAGAGTGAGTATGATACACTCAATTTTCCGGTGTGGAGATTATGgcagagggaactttgggagCCTAGCAGACCATGtacagacgtggacaaaattgttggtaccctttctttaaagaaagaaaaacccacaatggtcactgaaataacttgaatctgacaaaagtaataataaataaaaatgtattgaaaaataacaaatgaaaatcagacattgcttttgaactgtggttcaacagaatcattttaaaaaacaaaatagtgAAACTGGCCTcgacaaaaatgatggtacccttaagataatattttgttgcacaaccttttgagtcaatcactgcaatcaagcgttttttttaaactctcaaatgagacttctgcacctgtcGACAGGTATTTTGGCCCAGTCCTCAttaacagactgctccagctgtctcaggttTGAAGGGTGCCTTCTCCAGACTGCATGTTTCTGAAGGCGACTTCAGAAAAGTCCAacgttttgttctgagccattctttggtgtttttagctgtgtgttttgggtcattatcCTGTTGGAGGACCTATGACCTGCGACTAAGACcaagctttctgacactgggcAGCACATCTCGCTCCAAAATGCCTTGATAGTCTTGAGATTTCATGATACcctgcacagattcaacacaccctgtgccagatgcagcaaagcagccccagaacataacagagcctcctccatgtttcacagtagGTATAGTGGTCTTTGTCTTTTTACTCTTCATTTTTGCGTCTGTAAACATAGCGCTGATGTGACTTGAAATTCCAGTctcgcttttttatgatttgctttcaaaGTGGTGTCCTACTTGGTCATCTTCCTTTAAGTccactttggctcaaacagtggcggatggtgcgatctgacactgacgtaccttgaccttggagttcacctctaatctctttggaagttgttcgGGGATCTTCGGTTACCATTCGTATTATCCgtctcttcaatttgtcattAATTTTCCTCTTGCAGCCACGtccagggaggttggctacagtcccatggaccttaaacttctgaataatatgtgcaactgCAGTCACAGGAACACCAAGTTGCTTGTAATGGTCTTAcagcctttacctttaacatgcttgtctataattttctttctaatatcctgagacaactctctccttagctttctgtgctccatgttcagtgtggtacacaccatgatactaaacagcacagtgactactgttcaccctttaaatagaaagactgactgattacaagtctgaagacacctgtgatgctaattacaggacacaccttagtttaaaatgaccctgtggtcaaattatttccaatcatttttgtccaggccagtttcattatttttttttttttaatgattctgttgaaccacaatgtCTGGTTTTCCTtcgttattttttattacatttttatttattattacttttgtcggattcaagttatttcagtgaccattgagggtttttctttcttcaaagggaagggtaccaacaattttgtccacgtctgtataGGTACAATAATACTATTATTACAATCAGCTGTATAGCTAGCTTACTTGCTAATTTGTCATGCGTTCATGCTACTCCAGTTACAGAATATGAACTGGCTGGTGACCGCTGGGTCCAAGCACATATATATAGAAACCAATATTTTCAAACCAATGAAATTCCACATTGATGGTACGCTTCCTGCGATTGGTTTTGTTTCGTGTTTCTACCAGAAATTAACCTCTCCATTCTCAGAAATTACCCCTCCAAATGCGGACCACAGATGGACCAGCATTCACACAAAGCCAAAGAAAAAGCACCAAAGGGGTAAATTAAACTAGACTAAGCATGGCTGCTGTTGACGCTTCCTAAAATGTTTAGTTGGTGGACATGGAATCAATGTGCACTAATTAGGATAAACATTAAATCAGTCTTTTGTCAAACAAGATGCCAAACACCCTTTGCACTCAGCTTCTACAATGTGAAAAAGGGTGTCATTTGATATGGAAGAGATGatcagacaaaaacaagtaaTTCTAAATACTAAAGTCAACTTCTTTACCGTTAAAAAGGAGTTTTTTCAATTTGGCGAACGTTTATTGTTTACATCTTGGTTATGATACTGATATTCAGTTTCAAATCTAATTTTCAgcagaaaagtaaacaaacatgtgtacattttaaacagtttatCTTTAAGGTGCAAGCAAGCATTCACAGCAAATTAGAGCTGTATTCTTTTTAGATAGACCTTATCTGTGAACATTATGACAGGCAATTTATACAAAGACCTCTCTTTAGTACGGCCAAAACACTCCTCTGAGAGTGTAATAGTTTCGTTTTTTTTCCTTGTATGAATAACtattgaaaatacatgtttaccTAAGATAAAAATCAGCTTTTCACCTGACTTTCAAGAAAAAGCCACTCTCCTAGAGTGTTCTCTAGAACTTCTAGGAGTCAATAATGCTatacaaatctttaaaatgttagtaTATGATTTAGTAATTGCTGGGGCAGCTAATCTTCATAAATGGTAGATTACTTGTCAATCAATCTGATAAAAACCAGATTATGTGCTCTGCTCTTTCTTTTACCAGCCTGTATGGAGCCACTCACCTCATCGTTGCTGATGGGCACAGACGGGTGCAGAAGATTGCCGATCTCCCTCAGGTACTCGAAGCGCTCTGCCTCCAGCTTTGTCCTCTGGATGTCAGATTTCTCCACCGCCTCCTCCACTAATAGACGTACCTTCTTGATCTGGGTTACTGTCAGGGGCTGACAAAGAAACGAAAACGTGCAAACATGTTAACGAAAGCAAAGAAAGAATTTTGTGAGTTCTGTCTTTGCAGAAACGTGTGTAACAAAGTGCAAAAACTCAAAAGATTAAAGCGGGCATTCATACTGATAGTGTCTCAGCTGTTAGGGACTCCACGTTTTGGGCTTCTTCCGGTAGAGAGTCATCATCCCCAACTGGTTCCTTCTTCTGCGttaacaacagtaacaacaatagGTCATAAATACAGTTAAATTCACCCTCttaaagcttgttttttccAAACTTGCCATCCTTCACAATTTGGGGaaactctttctttttataGCAGTCTTCTTTCCTCGTAGGGTAACAACTTTTCCTTATTTCTCCCAATATATATGACAAACTTCCATAATTTGTTTTTCCTGTACTGTATCTGTTTATCCCAGGACACTAGCCTTGTCGTCGTCACTGAATGTGAGACGGAGATAAATGGagagtattttgaaaataaaataatcaaatatcaGACACCGGTGTTACGGGAAAATGTTAAACGAAACAGGTCTGCATTTTGTGAAATCTGccaaaacatttgacattttattatttccttcttttatAAGTTACAAGAGTAGCTACCCCCTAATTTGATACAAAAAACCCCTTGCCAAAAATGTTGGCAAATATGGTTATTTCTCCCGTTTGACTTTATATCAAAAGTGGTCTGTTCGTGCTTCCATACCTTCATTTTCTCCCCAATGCTCTTACTGCAGAGGTTCTTTGCTTTGTTCAGGTTGTCTGCAGTAAAGCGGCCTTTTGAAGGGGAAAATCACAGTCAGTCAGTGCatggtagagtgtgtgtgtgtgtgtgtgtgtgtgtgtgtgtgtgtgtgtgtgtgtgtgtgtgtgtgtgtgtgtgtgtgtgtgtgtgtgtgtgtgttgcagtacTGACAGGACAGGTAACCTGGTGACAGCTGTTGCAACGCTACATCACGCAATCACAAACAGTGATACAAATGTatacaaactttaaaacaaaaagacgcatattaaaatgtaatgatacaATCAGTTGCTGAGTCAGAATGCCTGTCTGTAGCTACACTGCAGGGCGAGGTTGACTTGTCATGTTGCAGACTGGGATTGCATCAGATTGCACGTTACCGGCATTGCTAAGCTAACACAACATTAGCAAACCTTTTGTATCATATCTTCCAACAAACATATGGGAATGCAAGATTAACTACAGCTTGGTATTTAGCTATTTAAAGCCTTTTATTGAGTAACTACCTTTCACATATTGTAAAATAACCACATGGCTCATTTGGATTCGTTTATTGATGTTAgccatgctaacattagccccATTGAGTGCTGTTCTCTTCATCAATTCAAATACGGATATACATGTTTGCCAAATCTCAAGTGTTGTACAAGGTAAATTATTGTACACACTGTTAAAATGATGCCCACTGGTGTATACGGCATACATTTAATGCACCAAGAAAGGCGTTTACTATTTTAATAGTTTACTTTCTCCAGTCTGCTGCAGTGTAAGTCAGTGAGCGAAAGTCACCTTATTGCGGGGGGAAGTCTGAACTGAATCAATAGAATAAATCCTCTATAAATCAATATTTACCCACACTGTAAGGTGCCGAATAGAACACTACATTACTAAGTATACCTGAAGTACTCAAATATCCCATATGGAATGAAAACGATGGCCATATTTGCCTTCCAAAAATAAGAAGACACCGTTTTGAGTAGAGTTTGGCGTGAGCTACCTCCAATAGAAAATACATTCACTTTACGCTAGCATCATTAGCCACCGTGATAGCGTTAGCTACTATGACTGAAATAAAAGAGGTCTTACATTTTCTCCACTCCGTATCTGCAGCCACCAGTTTATCAACGAGTGTAACATCTTTAAACCTCTTCCTTTGGATCTCACGGATGACTTCTGGATCGCCACCTTTGTCGGTGCGAAACTGGTCCAAGTCGAGCACCATCTTTCCACGCTGCCTGTCAGAGAGAGCTGACTGAGCTCACAGCTCACAGCGACCACCGCTCCAACCGGGTTGCCAGGTCCTTCTGCTTACGTCGCAAAACCGG
The Eleginops maclovinus isolate JMC-PN-2008 ecotype Puerto Natales chromosome 1, JC_Emac_rtc_rv5, whole genome shotgun sequence genome window above contains:
- the sars1 gene encoding serine--tRNA ligase, cytoplasmic — translated: MVLDLDQFRTDKGGDPEVIREIQRKRFKDVTLVDKLVAADTEWRKCRFTADNLNKAKNLCSKSIGEKMKKKEPVGDDDSLPEEAQNVESLTAETLSPLTVTQIKKVRLLVEEAVEKSDIQRTKLEAERFEYLREIGNLLHPSVPISNDEDADNKVERTWGDCSGQKKYSHVDLVVMIDGFDGERGAVVAGSRGYFLKGPLVFLEQALITYGLRILHSKNYTPLYTPFFMRKEVMQEVAQLSQFDDELYKVIGKGSEKSDDNSVDEKYLIATSEQPIAAFLRDEWLKPEDLPIRYAGFSTCFRQEVGSHGRDTRGIFRVHQFEKIEQFVYASPHDNKSWEMFDEMIGTAEEFYQSLGIPYRIVNIVSGALNHAASKKLDLEAWFPGSGAYRELVSCSNCLDYQARRLRIRYGQTKKMMDKAEYVHMLNATMCATTRVMCAILENYQTEEGIVIPEKLQPFMPPGMTEIIKFVKPAPIDQETTKKAKKQQDGGGGKKKKQGGGGGDQNLPSAMETMSVNES